The genomic window ATCACACACCCCTTATTATTAACTCAATTTTCTAATCCTTGAGGATGAACTTTAACATTATATAACCATGCAAAATATAGCGCCCGCTTTTGCAATCATTTATAACGATATTCTTCCGATACTGAATTAGGATCACGAAGCACTTTCTTTGTCATTTTTTTTGCTTTTCTTAAAGTTTGTAGCAAATATGACAATGTGATTATTACTCTTCATTTATTCATTAGTAACTTTCCTTTCATAAATTAATCCAACAAATTTATCATATTGTTTCTTACTAATTTCTTTAAATTGATGGAAATCAATTTCTGGAAAATAAGTATCGCCCCCATATGAATCATTAACAAGTGAAACAAATAATTTGTTGGAATAGGGAATTGCTATTTGATAAATCAAAGCACCTCCACAAACATATAAGTCATCACAACTATACTCATATTGTTTTAAAATACCTTCTAAATCATTACTCACAATTACATCAGGATGATTAAATTCATAATTAGGATTTCAACTAACAACAATAGTTTTTCTTTGTGATAAAGGTTTAACTTTTAAACTATCAAAAGTTTTTCTTCCCATTAAAATTGTTTTTTCGATGGTAATTTCTTTAAAATATTGTAATTCTTGATTTAAACACCACGGCAATTTATTATCTTTACCAATAACACCGTTCTTATCCATTGCTCATACTAAAATTACCATAATTAACTGTCACCTTTCCTTTTATCGCCGGATATAATTCATAATCTAACAATGAAAAATCTTCATATTTAAAATCAAAAATTGAAGTTACTGAACGATTAATTATTAATTTGCCTAATTTTTTTGGAGTTCTTGTTAATTTTTAATTTATTTGTTCTAAATGGATTAGTATAAATA from Spiroplasma endosymbiont of Agriotes lineatus includes these protein-coding regions:
- a CDS encoding dihydrofolate reductase, with the protein product MVILVWAMDKNGVIGKDNKLPWCLNQELQYFKEITIEKTILMGRKTFDSLKVKPLSQRKTIVVSWNPNYEFNHPDVIVSNDLEGILKQYEYSCDDLYVCGGALIYQIAIPYSNKLFVSLVNDSYGGDTYFPEIDFHQFKEISKKQYDKFVGLIYERKVTNE